The following DNA comes from Anastrepha obliqua isolate idAnaObli1 chromosome 1, idAnaObli1_1.0, whole genome shotgun sequence.
CAGTCATAGCACTGGATCGAATTGTGGCCACCGATGAAGCATCGGCTTGACTATCGGTTAACGAAGCAGTTGACCGGTTAAAATGCAGGAGCGTGTGGTGTTTCGACTGACAGGTGCGGCACGATCCGGATTTGCCCGCATTTGATGGCCAGCCTTGAGGCAGTTAAGACAAAGTGCAAGCTGCTTAACTTCCCCCAGGCGCGAGTTCGGATCTAAATTTGCGAAAAGTTGACAACTATAAATAGCATGCTCGGGTGATCCACAAAATACACAAACACGTGTTGAGCCTTTGGAGGCGACGAAGGTTTTCCTTTGACTAATACTGTCGTTTTTGCTATGCCTTAACGCCTGACCAGTCTGTGCTTGAACAGCATGCTCAACATTCTCAAGCATTCGGCAGCGCCTTTCCAAGAATGCAGTCAATTGATCCCAGGATGGCAGCTCGCTGATCGAGAGGTTTCCTCCCATTTAGCCTGCGTCGTTTTGTCAAGTTTCTGGAGAATCATTTGTACGATGATGCAGTCTGCAATTTTCTCGTTAGATGTGAGCGACTGTAATGCACGAATTTGTGAAGTGACCTTGTCTGTCAGCTTTCGGAGCATGCCTACGTTTGAATCCACCTTGCTCAGCCCAAATATCTCCCTGACGTGTGCCTGAAATATAAGACGTTTGTTATCGAAACGCTTCTGCAAAAGTTCTAAAGCAGTTTTATAATTATCATTGCTTATTTCCAGTGAGCGCATGGTGTCGAGGGCAGCGCCACTCAAACAGGAACACAAATGTTGTAGTTTGTCGATGTTTGTGAGGTCGCTGTCCTTGTCGATAATTGACGTGAACATCGAATAGAAATTTGTCCACTCAGTGTAGGCCCCACAAAATTTAGGCAGCGTTAATAATGGTAGACGTGAACTATTGGCGTTCACGACGATTGATTGGGCTTCACTGGAGTTCATCCTGAACGTGGAGCAATGTTGAGAGGCAGCGTACTTGCTGTGtgacatatttatgcataaCAACGAAGAACGGATTCCAAggaataacagaaataaaaaacatgataattacataaatttctaTGTACCGGCACAACATAGTGATAcattagaaaaatatgtatgtgcacacatctgtatgtacgtacatatgtgcttGTATGCTAATGTTCATTTGCAGGTGCATTAGGGCAGACCATCCGCGGCTCCGAAGAGTCTTAATGTCTTTAAAGATTGAATTCGCAAGAATCGCTTATGTCAGAGAAATTGAAACTCGATGAAGAAGTCattgtaaattgtttttatgaCAGAATTTGTGCTAAAAATCTCTTATAAACACCATAACCCTTATTACGTATCAAGATGCATCTATTAAAGGATGTCAGTACAAAACGAAATGGTTCTAGCTTTAACTTCATATTGGGTCCTCAATGTACCTATTCCATAACCACAATTTCATTTGCCTGAAACCAATCCTCATGTGTTTGGATTATTATCTTGCTTCTAGACTTATTTTATTGGGAATTCCTCTGTGCAATACGAGAACATACCATTCTGCATTATTTCCAGTTTTCAGTAGATGTTTACGTACAGTCATGTCAGAAACATTGAAGTTCacctcttttctaatttttatagctGACTTCATGGGACTGTCTTTGGAGCACCTTACAGTTCTGTGATTGTCTTGCGCGaaaacttttcattttgctcctcttttttctttgtttgcatttgaaatcatttttgctgaacatgaaagaatattttgtatttctgtgtAAGATCTTCCATCTGCGCTTCATTTTTAAATCTGCTTTCGTtgtcaaaacataaaaaatatattgggttggagaaaaagtaatgtcgtattttgtcaattgagcgcgacatttaaacatatcgcacttgttacgttaaagcgtaacaactcaaaatctgaacattttcagtagagacgaaaaactgtttccgtaaatattaataatacaggtattacaagggaaaaaatatgtaattgcacgaaaatatcattaaaaacaatataacggttgtttcattcttatttgtttagtagttgcgctaaaataacaaatttttgagtggtaactcttttccttttctttttgagttgttacgctttaacgtaacaagtgcgatatcttgcgttgtacttattgtatcgggtcacactaaacggcgatttaAATACGATAATCTGTACTACAAGTAtctctttgacagtgttgtgatcgtcttaagttatagcgcgtcaaagctggagtccaccaagcaataaattcgtcatatttaacgtttttactaccttagaggtaaaaatacaacgaaggcggcggcaaaaatttgtgaagtttatgggcctgatactgtaacgattcgcatagcacagcgttggttcgatcgatttcgttctggtgtagtagagGTCGAAAATGCACCCCGTACTGGAAGaccaatcgtcgtagagactgataaaatcgttgatccaaagagaccggcatgtgagcattcgctcgattagtcaggaactaggtgtagaccacaaaaccgtttgaagccatttgcagaagattggattccaaaaaaagctggatgtttcggtgccacacgtgttgacgcaaaaaaatctcttggaccgaatcaccgcttgcgattctctgctaacacggaacgaacttgacccatttttgaagcggatggtgactttttttttattatttccctttttaaattaaaatctgttaaatttaaacaataagtaattatttctaaagtagtattggaattctttgttctcttaccaatgctagataaacattcaattttgctttagattatgctacattatattattttctaagtgttatatttattattttttttttttattttttttatttttttgttttgttatgttgagagttctgttggagttaatcgttttaatcttctttttccCAATTTCTCCGATTGTGGTAGTTTGCGTATTtggtcatttatttatttatattcgacggacctatctggcaaccctgtatcttttgacagagacgtcagatcgcttaatgacatactgcGTTGGAAGCaccagtccaagcagatttttaccatttcacgccacgcgagcgctcccaaattgttgaaatttacattcaacaaaagaagtcaattgtgaaaactcaacgtgcgtgtaaaaatttacgaaaggttttcgactggtgatgctctttctaatccaaagaggccaaatgaaaaacgaccaaggcgatcggatgaaaatattgctcttgtatgggccagtgttgagacgtcgccaagggcatcccaaaatcgccgttcgcaacagttgggcattgctcggaccactttacaacgaattatccgcactgatttgcatttattcccgtataagattcaattgacgcaaagattgtttcctgcggacaagcctcgtcgattgcaatgggcccaaagagtcatgggtccgtcgaatatgggcaacccggtatatgcttgatgctgtattttctaattgtgtcaTCTATTGTGTCGATATTGAGGTCGCTGCTTTTGTTAGAAGTATTTTAGATTGCGTCCTTTGAATTTTTGTGATATTGGGTTTTTTTGCTGTGCCCCAGATTTCGATGccatatttccaaatgggtTAATGGGTTGTTAAGGCTCAGTTTAgaatttttagccaacagcCATCATAGTTGtctgaatttaattttcatttcatttcgtttgttttcGATATAGTTATGTCAAGGTACTTTGCACTAGgaagaatatttatttcattgtttttattgttagtttgtgtttgtgtatatattacttgtaccgttttatctttgttgacttctacagggttgcccatattcgacggacccatgtgtttttttttttaaatcaaagaaaaacacaatttttttgataatgacgataataataattttatttggttcaagtagatttgctgacatcactttttgaatatgatatctctcaaatggccgccttgagcccgtacggcgtattgtgcccgttttgcagcattttccatagttttagctaacatttcggctggaatagcggctatttcctcacggatgttgttcttgagttcttttatggtctttggcttattattattatataaacctttgattttaaatatccccacaagaagaagtcaggtggcgttaaatagggcgaacgcggtggccagtcaaaatcgccatttttcgacatcaaacgacgaggaaacaatttcttcataaaatcgattgtggtgctaACTGTGTGTGtagtggagcgccgtcttgttgaaaccagaactgccttatacgctttcgacgaataattggcatcacaaaagtggttatcatatcgcgataacgttcctgattgacggtaacagcttgaccaacttccttttcgaagaaaaacggccgaataatcgttttcgcactaacgccacaccaaacagtgaccttTTCGTCATACCtcgaggtacctcttgaatttcatGAGGATTTTCGGTGGCGTAAATAccgcaattttgcttgtttaccgtcccattcaataagtaATGAGCCtgatcggacatgatgattttgttccaaaattgctcgtcATCTTTAGCCATTttgatgactctttgggcctattccaatcgacgaggcttgtccgcaggcaacaatctttgcgttaattgaatcttatacgggaataaatgcaaatcaatgcggataattcgttgtaaagtggtccgagcaatgcccaactgttgcgaacggcgattttgggatgtccttggcgacgtctcaacactggcccgtacaatatcaatattctcatccgagcgccttggtcggttttgatttggcctctttggattagaaagagtaTCACCAGttgaaaacctttcgtacaaacgtttaatggtgttcttagaaggcgcacttttcacattatttaattttttatacgcacgttaagttttcacaattgacttcttttgttgaatgaaaatttcaacaatttgggagcgctcgcgtggcgtgaaatggtaaaaatctgcttggactggtGCTTCCAACgcagtatgtcattaagcgatctgatgtCTCTGTcaaaatatacagggttgccagatggatccgtcgaatatgggcaaccctgtatacccCATTCATAGAGCCATGACGCAGtgtcatttattgtttgttgaagaatgtcagtcgctttgttttctattttgtctgatgccattaaaaccgtgtcatccgcaaatgtggctatcatgcaattttttgttgttgggatcggtatatctgctgtaaatATCAGGTATCATCttcgaactttataaaaaaaatgacggTTTTCCAGATAACTTTTAAGAATGGTAAAGTGACTCCTTGGTAATATTTCGCTTATCTTGGGCAGTAGCCCTTTATGCCACACCCTGTCGAAAGCTTTTGCAATATCCAGGTAGACAGCTATGCAGAACCTTTGAACCTTTTATTATccatatcatttaatatttcGTTTATAACTCTGTGGACTTACTGCACAGTTGAATGCTGTCGTCTAAATCCAAAATGATGActtggtattatattttctctatcagaattttgtctaatctaagaatattttttcaaacacgttTGAAAGAATTCGTAAGCGACTGATGGGCCGATATGATATCGTTTCTGATGCATTTTTACCTGGTTTGGGGATTGCCAAtatttgtgcaactttccagAGGCGTGGGAAGCATTGTGCCCTTAATATGCTGTTGAATATTTGTCGTATATATGTGATTGCTACATCAGGTAgttcttttagtattttaccATTTCTTAGGTCGTAGCCCGGTGCTTTTTTACTCTTCGTATTTTTCAAATGatatccaaaattaaaaaattattaataaatacaaaaaatgtactTTTGTCTGCGCAAAGCTACATTAATATTCcctctatatatacatatatatataattggcacgtacaccctttttgggtatttgggcgagcccctccacctacttgtggtgtgggtcttgatgttgttccacaaatggagcttttgcatggcagaaatacactcggaggtttgccattgcctgccgaggggcgaccgctattagaaaaatgtttttattaattttgctttcaccgagattcgaaccaacgatctctctgtgaattccgaatggtaatcacgcaccaacccatttggctacggcagccgccctCTTTAACCTTAAAAGCCTGAAGGCACTGCTATTTCAATGTTGCACTTAAAAACGTATCGACGCCAATAAAGAACCGTTACTTACATAGTTACTAGATTTATTTAGATAAACTCTACACACCTGAGATCCCTTAACCTTTCGTAGATATTTgtcattgaaatttatttataaattacttccaaataagtttttaaggatacttttaacatattttcatGTTTGTAGCAGcagctcatttatttttcttcgctAGTAgtaccaccacctttaatgaaacCTTTCATGATTTCACCATCCcacatattcaaaaattttttttcgaaagtttttAAGGATACACATTCGAAGGTACTCACCTTCCTTCCTCAACCACCTGATTGCAGACAAGCACCAACATGAATAGTAAAGATTGTCGTATATTTGAGCAATAACTGTTCCATTCTGCTCCTATTGGAATGCATTCACACACAGTCCTGATAGTTTAACCAATCATTTTTGAGAGTCTCAATTCTGCGGAGCATTTAGTTAGGAGTTTGCCATAATTTCTAGTTACTTTTAAATGACAACCAGTTGTTTATTCATATTTGTGTGCCAGTGAATGTTGTGCTGCAAAGATgctcatttaaatgaaaattcccatatacttgtatttgtatttatattcaaTTCAAGTGCGCCCCTCTTACGTACACCTTTAAGCAAGCAAAGTAACTACCGAGAAACTTTCAGTTTATGTAGTTAGGAGCAGAACTTGAGATGCCATTGTACTGTTGATGTGTCCTGATGTGTTCTGATTGGTTCTGAAACACGAGTCACTACTAAGAAACTTCATGGTATACACtctaaagtgaaaataaattcatatatgcCCATGTACATTAGACCGGGTCGGCCGCCATTAAAAGGAAAACAGCCGAAAAGGCCATACCTGCATTTCAAATTATGTTGAGAGGATTTTGCC
Coding sequences within:
- the LOC129238263 gene encoding uncharacterized protein LOC129238263, which translates into the protein MNSSEAQSIVVNANSSRLPLLTLPKFCGAYTEWTNFYSMFTSIIDKDSDLTNIDKLQHLCSCLSGAALDTMRSLEISNDNYKTALELLQKRFDNKRLIFQAHVREIFGLSKVDSNVGMLRKLTDKVTSQIRALQSLTSNEKIADCIIVQMILQKLDKTTQAKWEETSRSASCHPGIN